A stretch of the Streptomyces ortus genome encodes the following:
- a CDS encoding NAD(P)/FAD-dependent oxidoreductase, whose product MVVGAGMAGASIAAELSERLSVVVVEAAASGEEHSTGRSAAAYLPSYGSAWVRALTEASRPLFEAIAAENGVPLLQMRPLLWLATDEPSEDAVTELRRTSSHTEALTPAQAQALCPPLRAERVRSAAVDHSAADLDVAGLHQSYLRALRRRGATVLFNAEVRDIARDGQGWRVTAGDHVIRCAKVVNAAGAWVDQVAARADVPPVGIRPRRRTAFVSPTRYGGDVSELPLAVDACERWYVKPEAGLMLGSPADATDVSPGRPRPDELEIARALEAIEETTTLGLRSVQRAWAGLRNFVDDHEPVVGAWPTYENFYFLAGQGGYGIQMAPALARLAADVVAEGALSPETAAYGVPMTGLAPSRLSHENRGR is encoded by the coding sequence GTGGTTGTCGGTGCCGGGATGGCTGGCGCGTCGATAGCCGCGGAGTTGTCCGAGCGGTTGTCGGTGGTCGTGGTGGAAGCAGCTGCCTCGGGGGAGGAGCACAGCACGGGCCGGTCCGCTGCCGCGTACCTGCCCTCCTACGGCAGCGCTTGGGTGCGCGCACTCACCGAGGCGAGCCGCCCGCTGTTCGAAGCGATCGCCGCCGAGAACGGCGTACCGCTGTTGCAGATGCGGCCTCTGCTCTGGCTGGCGACCGACGAGCCGAGCGAGGACGCCGTTACCGAGCTGAGGCGGACCTCATCGCACACGGAGGCGCTCACCCCGGCACAGGCGCAGGCGCTCTGTCCGCCGCTGCGTGCCGAGCGGGTCCGCTCCGCCGCCGTCGACCACTCGGCTGCGGATCTGGATGTCGCCGGCCTGCACCAGAGCTACTTGAGGGCACTGCGACGGCGTGGCGCCACCGTGCTGTTCAACGCGGAGGTGCGCGACATCGCGCGGGACGGCCAGGGCTGGCGCGTCACGGCAGGAGACCACGTCATCCGGTGCGCGAAGGTGGTCAACGCCGCGGGCGCGTGGGTCGATCAGGTCGCCGCCCGCGCAGACGTCCCGCCGGTCGGCATCCGGCCCAGGCGGCGCACGGCGTTCGTCAGCCCGACCCGTTACGGCGGTGACGTCTCCGAACTGCCGTTGGCCGTGGACGCGTGTGAGCGGTGGTACGTCAAGCCGGAAGCGGGGCTGATGCTGGGCTCGCCGGCCGACGCCACGGATGTGTCTCCCGGCCGCCCGCGCCCGGACGAGCTGGAGATCGCCCGAGCACTCGAAGCCATCGAGGAGACGACCACGCTCGGATTGCGTAGTGTGCAACGCGCGTGGGCGGGACTGCGAAATTTCGTCGACGATCACGAGCCGGTGGTCGGCGCGTGGCCCACGTACGAGAACTTCTACTTCCTTGCCGGGCAGGGCGGTTACGGCATCCAGATGGCGCCGGCACTGGCCCGGCTGGCCGCGGACGTCGTTGCCGAGGGAGCGTTGTCGCCCGAGACAGCCGCGTACGGGGTCCCCATGACCGGTCTCGCCCCCTCCCGTCTGTCGCACGAAAACCGCGGCCGGTAG
- a CDS encoding helix-turn-helix domain-containing protein, protein MDSENKLGDYLRARRALVRPQDVGLPDVGPRRVPGLRRDEVALLAGVSTDYYIRLEQGRERHPSDQVLRAIAGALRLTDAAAEHLFRLGLPVFGAGAATSLTVAPELLRLMDGMPDVPAFLVGAAQDILGANAMARELYRGFARYDNLLRMIFLDPYARSFYGDWDAASRLAVSNVRASSSQFPADERIERVVGELTVHSPAFANLWARYEVRPRTREEKHFVHPRVGELRLHFETLAVASAPGQHLSVYSAEPGSASHDGLILLRRLAEKSAADVENSDQESTLERGDTRS, encoded by the coding sequence GTGGACAGTGAGAACAAGCTGGGTGACTATCTGCGGGCCCGGCGGGCGCTGGTCCGGCCGCAGGACGTCGGTCTGCCCGATGTCGGTCCTCGGCGGGTGCCGGGGCTCCGGCGCGACGAGGTGGCGCTGCTCGCCGGGGTGAGTACGGACTACTACATCCGGCTGGAGCAGGGCCGGGAACGGCATCCCTCCGATCAGGTGCTGCGGGCGATCGCCGGCGCGCTGCGGCTGACCGATGCGGCAGCGGAGCATTTGTTCCGTCTGGGCCTGCCGGTGTTCGGGGCGGGGGCGGCCACGTCGCTGACCGTGGCTCCGGAGCTGCTGCGGCTGATGGACGGCATGCCGGACGTGCCGGCCTTCCTGGTCGGCGCGGCGCAGGACATCCTGGGCGCGAACGCGATGGCGCGCGAGCTGTACCGCGGGTTCGCCCGATACGACAACTTGCTGCGGATGATCTTCCTGGACCCGTATGCGAGGTCGTTCTACGGGGACTGGGACGCCGCGTCGCGTCTCGCGGTGAGCAACGTGCGGGCGTCGTCCTCGCAGTTCCCCGCAGACGAGCGCATCGAGCGGGTCGTCGGTGAACTGACGGTGCACAGCCCGGCGTTCGCGAACCTGTGGGCCCGCTACGAGGTGCGTCCGCGAACCCGCGAGGAGAAGCATTTCGTCCACCCGCGGGTGGGGGAGCTGCGGCTGCACTTCGAGACCCTGGCGGTCGCGAGCGCCCCTGGCCAGCACCTGTCCGTCTACAGCGCCGAACCCGGCAGCGCCAGCCACGACGGCCTGATCCTCCTTCGGCGCCTGGCCGAGAAGTCAGCCGCCGATGTCGAGAACTCCGACCAGGAGAGCACTCTGGAAAGAGGCGACACCCGATCATGA
- a CDS encoding aspartate/glutamate racemase family protein, which yields MKTIGLIGGMSWESTAEYYRHLNEITRDRLGGLHSARCVLYSVDFAEIEQLQTQGRWPEAGEILAEAARSLEAAGADLVLICTNTMHKVADAVEAAVSIPLLHLAEATADAVRASGLSRVGLLGTAFTVEQDFYRGRLEASGLDVFIPDSAGRAVVHQVIYEELCLGVVKEESRAAYRKVMDDLVAAGAEGIILGCTEIELLIGPEDSPVPIFATARLHAEAAVAAAQLA from the coding sequence ATGAAGACCATCGGTTTGATCGGCGGGATGAGCTGGGAATCGACGGCTGAGTACTATCGACACCTGAACGAGATCACGCGCGACCGACTCGGCGGGCTCCACTCAGCTCGGTGCGTGCTCTACTCGGTTGATTTCGCAGAGATCGAACAGTTGCAGACCCAGGGGCGCTGGCCCGAGGCCGGCGAGATCCTTGCGGAGGCCGCTCGGTCTCTGGAAGCAGCCGGCGCCGACCTGGTGCTCATCTGCACCAACACGATGCACAAGGTGGCCGATGCCGTCGAAGCGGCGGTGTCCATCCCGCTGCTCCACCTGGCCGAGGCGACGGCGGACGCCGTACGGGCTTCCGGTCTGAGCCGTGTCGGGCTACTGGGTACGGCGTTCACCGTGGAGCAGGACTTCTACCGGGGCCGTCTTGAGGCGAGTGGGCTGGACGTGTTCATCCCGGATTCCGCAGGTCGCGCCGTAGTGCACCAAGTGATCTACGAAGAGCTCTGCCTCGGAGTCGTGAAGGAGGAGTCTCGCGCCGCATACCGAAAGGTCATGGACGACCTTGTTGCCGCCGGCGCGGAGGGCATCATCCTGGGCTGCACCGAGATCGAGCTTCTCATCGGCCCCGAGGACAGTCCTGTCCCGATCTTCGCCACCGCACGCCTTCATGCCGAAGCGGCCGTGGCCGCAGCGCAGTTGGCATAA
- a CDS encoding DUF664 domain-containing protein: MTEILSDTTPGSEVTALLRSLHGQRRHVLGILDGLDPADLRRPVLPSGWDCLGLVQHLALDVERFWFRAVIAGDQAVIHGLTSGDEAWKVDPEVPAVDVLDRYRREAELADAVITAAPADAALAWWPHDLFGEPHLHTLRDVLLHVITETACHAGHLDAARELIDGRRWLVLT; this comes from the coding sequence GTGACCGAAATCTTGAGCGATACCACTCCAGGCAGTGAAGTAACGGCACTTCTTCGCAGCCTGCACGGGCAACGACGCCACGTTCTGGGCATCCTTGACGGGCTCGACCCGGCGGACCTTCGACGGCCCGTGCTGCCTTCGGGATGGGACTGCCTGGGGCTGGTCCAGCACCTTGCGCTCGATGTGGAGCGGTTCTGGTTCCGCGCGGTCATCGCCGGGGACCAGGCAGTCATCCACGGTCTGACGAGCGGCGACGAAGCGTGGAAGGTGGACCCGGAGGTGCCGGCCGTGGACGTACTCGACCGGTATCGGCGAGAAGCGGAACTCGCCGATGCTGTCATCACCGCCGCCCCTGCCGATGCCGCACTGGCCTGGTGGCCCCACGACCTGTTCGGTGAACCGCACTTGCACACGCTGCGCGACGTCCTGCTGCATGTCATCACCGAGACGGCGTGCCACGCAGGCCACCTCGACGCAGCCCGGGAGCTGATTGACGGCCGCCGCTGGCTGGTCCTGACCTGA
- a CDS encoding tannase/feruloyl esterase family alpha/beta hydrolase, with amino-acid sequence MSVLVGVLHGPGTAPDIATTTAEVTHSTTVPRCAALEGTKIPASAMTLPTNGGRVVSTAVMTSLVSGETVKYCQVGLAIHPVDASAPDIKTKLALPYGWNRKALMFGGGGYNGTIPDLRQNVPFGPTDKPAPLARRYATFAGDSGHQESPEAVPSLDGSFGVNDEALANFAAGDALKKTRDASVFLIRRAYRANPAAVYFAGGSTGGREALVVAQRWPKAFNGVISAYPAWNNLSEVLGLGYLAHVLSRPNAFPGPVKQTLLYDSVMHTCDDVDGVKDGVISHPAACHFDPHTLRCPRGADTGPSCLSVPQIESVTAMSSPFRWPYRIASGETQYPGFPFLSGADMRTPFLGFGVTAPADPMPVTSGYGMQYWDQWVKYFLTRDPHHNALDIDPRRPGKWLDRISHLSTIQDRNNVDLRPFAQAGGKLLLLHGAADELVSHRSTSDYYRRVRDLSGPDAARTFIRYYLVPGANHANFGTPAFAAGWDSLSALERWVDKGQAPAHPVVTDQNHHRTRPLCVYPDWPMYRTGDPDSASSFVCTR; translated from the coding sequence ATGAGCGTCCTGGTGGGCGTGCTCCACGGCCCGGGAACCGCACCCGATATCGCGACGACCACGGCTGAGGTCACCCACTCGACGACCGTGCCGCGATGCGCCGCGCTGGAAGGGACGAAGATCCCGGCATCGGCCATGACCCTGCCGACGAACGGCGGTCGCGTCGTTTCCACAGCGGTCATGACCAGCCTGGTCAGCGGCGAGACGGTCAAGTACTGCCAGGTCGGCCTCGCCATCCACCCCGTCGACGCGTCGGCGCCCGACATCAAGACGAAACTCGCCCTGCCCTACGGCTGGAACCGCAAGGCGCTCATGTTCGGTGGCGGCGGCTACAACGGCACCATCCCCGACCTGCGGCAGAACGTGCCGTTCGGTCCCACCGACAAGCCGGCGCCCCTGGCCCGCCGATATGCGACATTCGCCGGTGACTCCGGCCACCAGGAGAGCCCGGAAGCCGTTCCGTCGTTGGACGGGTCATTCGGCGTGAACGACGAAGCGTTGGCCAACTTCGCCGCCGGTGACGCACTCAAGAAGACACGGGACGCGAGTGTGTTCCTCATCCGGCGGGCCTACCGGGCGAATCCTGCCGCCGTCTACTTCGCCGGAGGTTCCACGGGCGGTCGCGAGGCTCTCGTCGTCGCTCAACGATGGCCGAAGGCCTTCAACGGCGTGATCTCCGCCTATCCGGCCTGGAACAACCTCAGCGAGGTCCTGGGCCTGGGGTACCTCGCACACGTCCTGTCCCGGCCCAACGCCTTCCCGGGGCCCGTGAAGCAGACACTCCTCTACGACAGCGTCATGCACACTTGCGACGACGTGGACGGGGTCAAGGACGGCGTCATCTCCCACCCGGCCGCTTGTCACTTCGATCCGCACACCCTTCGCTGCCCGCGCGGTGCCGACACCGGCCCGAGTTGTCTGTCGGTCCCTCAGATCGAGTCCGTGACCGCCATGTCCTCCCCGTTCAGATGGCCGTATCGAATCGCCAGCGGCGAGACCCAGTACCCGGGTTTCCCGTTCCTTTCGGGTGCCGACATGAGGACTCCGTTCCTCGGCTTCGGCGTCACGGCCCCGGCCGATCCCATGCCCGTGACGAGCGGCTACGGAATGCAGTACTGGGACCAATGGGTCAAGTACTTCCTGACCCGGGACCCGCACCACAACGCCCTCGACATCGATCCCAGGCGTCCCGGGAAGTGGCTCGACCGCATCAGCCACTTGTCCACGATCCAGGACCGCAACAACGTGGATCTCCGCCCGTTCGCCCAGGCAGGCGGCAAACTGCTGCTGCTCCATGGCGCAGCGGACGAACTGGTCTCCCACCGCTCCACGAGCGACTACTACAGACGAGTGCGCGACCTGTCGGGCCCCGACGCGGCCCGCACCTTCATCCGGTACTACCTCGTGCCCGGAGCCAACCACGCGAACTTCGGCACGCCGGCGTTCGCCGCAGGCTGGGACTCCCTATCCGCACTCGAACGATGGGTGGACAAGGGACAGGCCCCCGCCCATCCGGTAGTGACCGACCAAAACCACCACCGCACACGCCCACTGTGCGTATATCCGGACTGGCCCATGTACCGGACGGGTGATCCGGACAGCGCGTCGAGCTTCGTCTGCACGCGCTGA
- a CDS encoding MFS transporter: MATPLVQPEGPSGRLGGGESTTARHASRKLQAAGLVASSLEWYDFFLYGTAAALVFPKVFFPHSSALMGTLLAFSTFWAGFVARPIGGVLAGHLGDRYGRKPVVVTCLALMGAATFLIGCLPSASAVGTLAPALLVTLRFVQGLAAGGQWGGIMLLLTESASPKRRGFAGTFGQTSVPVAVIISNLIFVTAGALMPDDDFLSWGWRIPFLVSVVMFLVILYIQTKVEDTPEFRELQQEVSRPERGVVRTPLAQVLRDRWKTILLGCGLLSATNSLFYVSISGLLSYGTGTLGLERNPLLTVVLISAVAMLATLPWSGYMSDKVGRRPLILVGGLGVAVWAFPYFWLVDTASLPLIFVAVVVGFVFQCLTYGPIASFLGELFAPGVRYSGASLAYQLSAIIVSGGTPFLMTALIARTDSTLPVAFYIMLMGLITFASAWFLPETNPAEVRDDPAAVPGAHLYR; the protein is encoded by the coding sequence ATGGCAACCCCGCTCGTCCAACCCGAAGGACCATCCGGCCGGCTCGGCGGCGGCGAATCCACCACGGCGCGCCATGCCTCGCGCAAGCTGCAGGCCGCCGGGCTCGTCGCCAGCTCACTGGAGTGGTACGACTTCTTCCTCTACGGCACCGCGGCGGCACTGGTGTTCCCCAAAGTGTTCTTTCCGCACTCATCGGCTCTGATGGGGACCCTTCTCGCCTTCAGCACTTTCTGGGCGGGCTTCGTGGCGCGTCCCATCGGCGGGGTGCTCGCCGGACATCTCGGTGACCGATACGGACGCAAGCCCGTCGTCGTGACCTGTCTGGCGCTCATGGGAGCCGCGACCTTCCTGATCGGCTGCCTCCCCAGCGCATCGGCCGTCGGCACACTGGCCCCGGCGCTGCTGGTCACCCTGCGCTTCGTCCAGGGACTCGCGGCCGGCGGTCAATGGGGAGGCATCATGCTCCTCCTCACCGAGTCCGCCAGTCCCAAACGACGGGGCTTCGCGGGGACTTTCGGCCAGACCAGCGTCCCGGTCGCCGTGATCATCTCCAACCTCATCTTCGTGACCGCCGGCGCCCTGATGCCGGATGACGACTTCCTCAGCTGGGGCTGGCGCATCCCCTTCCTGGTCAGCGTCGTGATGTTCCTGGTGATTCTCTACATCCAGACCAAGGTGGAGGACACACCGGAGTTCCGTGAACTGCAGCAGGAGGTGTCACGGCCGGAGAGGGGAGTGGTCCGCACTCCGCTGGCACAGGTGCTCCGCGACAGGTGGAAGACCATCCTTCTGGGCTGCGGTCTCCTGTCAGCCACCAACAGCCTTTTCTACGTAAGCATTTCGGGACTGCTGAGCTACGGCACCGGCACTCTCGGACTCGAACGCAACCCCCTGCTGACGGTTGTGCTGATCAGCGCCGTGGCCATGCTCGCGACCCTCCCATGGTCGGGGTACATGTCCGACAAGGTAGGCCGTCGGCCACTGATCCTGGTCGGCGGACTGGGCGTCGCCGTATGGGCCTTCCCGTACTTCTGGCTCGTCGACACCGCGTCGCTGCCGCTGATCTTTGTCGCGGTGGTGGTGGGCTTCGTGTTCCAGTGCCTCACCTACGGCCCGATCGCGAGCTTCCTCGGAGAGCTCTTCGCGCCCGGCGTGCGCTACTCGGGCGCCTCGCTGGCCTACCAGCTCTCCGCCATCATCGTCAGCGGTGGCACGCCCTTCCTCATGACGGCACTCATCGCGAGGACCGACAGCACCCTGCCGGTCGCCTTCTACATCATGCTCATGGGCCTGATCACCTTCGCCAGCGCATGGTTCCTGCCCGAGACGAACCCCGCCGAAGTCCGCGACGACCCCGCCGCCGTCCCGGGCGCACACCTCTACCGCTGA